GAGCCTTCGGCTCAGTTCCGGAATAGCGCAACAGCACTCGCCCACCGGAGGGTTTCACTTCAGCCTCGGCCGAGGCCACCAGTTGCAACACACCATTCATTTGCTCAAAAGGCTTCTTCTCCCGCACCTTCACGTTGGTGACCAGTTGCGGATAGCGTGTCCAGCATTTGGCAAGCTTCGAAAGCGGGCGCTCCTTGGCCTTCATGATTTGCAAAATTTGCAACGCGCAAACCAAACCATCCCCCGTGGTGCTGTGCTCACCGAAAATCATATGACCGCTTTGCTCACCGCCAAAACTATAACCATGGCGCAGCATCTCATCGATCACGTTCTTGTCGCCGACAGGTGTGCGGAGCATTTTCCCGCCTTTGGATTCAATGGCCTTGTCGAGCCCGGCATTGCTCATCACGGTACTGACGAGGGTCTTGTGCGCGAGCGAGCCCCTTTCCAACATGTCCAACCCCGCAATCGCCATGATGTCATCCCCGTCGATCAATGTCCCGGTTTCATCACACAACAAAACGCGATCGGCATCGCCATCATGCGCAATGCCCAGTTGCGCCCCATGTTCCCGGACTTTCTGACACATCTGTTCGGGATGCATTGAACCGCAATCCTTGTTGATGTTTGTGCCGTCAGGTTGATTGCCATAAACGATTACCTGCGCACCCAATTCACGCAACACGCAGGGTGTGGATTTGTAAGCTGCGCCATGGGCGCAATCCACCACAATGCGCATCCCTTCCAGCGTCATCCCCC
The Pedosphaera parvula Ellin514 DNA segment above includes these coding regions:
- the glmM gene encoding phosphoglucosamine mutase; this translates as MIAPKKIFGTDGVRGTANVEPVTAETALKLGRAAGYVFKNLESQSRGRGKHKIVIGKDTRLSGYMLENAISAGILSMGVDVLFIGPLPTPGVAYVTRSLRADAGIVITASHNPYDDNGIKFFRADGYKLDDRVEARIEELVFGGDVESLRPKASEVGKAVRIDDALGRYIEYAKASFPRGMTLEGMRIVVDCAHGAAYKSTPCVLRELGAQVIVYGNQPDGTNINKDCGSMHPEQMCQKVREHGAQLGIAHDGDADRVLLCDETGTLIDGDDIMAIAGLDMLERGSLAHKTLVSTVMSNAGLDKAIESKGGKMLRTPVGDKNVIDEMLRHGYSFGGEQSGHMIFGEHSTTGDGLVCALQILQIMKAKERPLSKLAKCWTRYPQLVTNVKVREKKPFEQMNGVLQLVASAEAEVKPSGGRVLLRYSGTEPKARLLIEGPDAVALERLSESICDAIRKQVGA